The Kryptolebias marmoratus isolate JLee-2015 linkage group LG1, ASM164957v2, whole genome shotgun sequence sequence GGCCAACCTACCCCTNNNNNNNNNNNNNNNNNNNNNNNNNNNNNNNNNNNNNNNNNNNNNNNNNNNNNNNNNNNNNNNNNNNNNNNNNNNNNNNNNNNNNNNNNNNNNNNNNNNNNNNNNNNNNNNNNNNNNNNNNNNNNNNNNNNNNNNNNNNNNNNNNNNNNNNNNNNNNNNNNNNNNNNNNNNNNNNNNNNNNNNNNNNNNNNNNNNNNNNNNNNNNNNNNNNNNNNNNNNNNNNNNNNNNNNNNNNNNNNNNNNNNNNNNNNNNNNNNNNNNNNNNNNNNNNNNNNNNNNNNNNNNNNNNNNNNNNNNNNNNNNNNNNNNNNNNNNNNNNNNNNNNNNNNNNNNNNNNNNNNNNNNNNNNNNNNNNNNNNNNNNNNNNNNNNNNNNNNNNNNNNNNNNNNNNNNNNNNNNNNNNNNNNNNNNNNNNNNNNNNNNNNNNNNNNNNNNNNNNNNNNNNNNNNNNNNNNNNNNNNNNNNNNNNNNNNNNNNNNNNNNNNNNNNNNNNNNNNNNNNNNNNNNNNNNNNNNNNNNNNNNNNNNNNNNNNNNNNNNNNNNNNNNNNNNNNNNNNNNNNNNNNNNNNNNNNNNNNNNNNNNNNNNNNNNNNNNNNNNNNNNNNNNNNNNNNNNNNNNNNNNNNNNNNNNNNNNNNNNNNNNNNNNNNNNNNNNNNNNNNNNNNNNNNNNNNNNNNNNNNNNNNNNNNNNNNNNNNNNNNNNNNNNNNNNNNNNNNNNNNNNNNNNNNNNNNNNNNNNNNNNNNNNNNNNNNNNNNNNNNNNNNNNNNNNNNNNNNNNNNNNNNNNNNNNNNNNNNNNNNNNNNNNNNNNNNNNNNNNNNNNNNNNNNNNNNNNNNNNNNNNNNNNNNNNNNNNNNNNNNNNNNNNNNNNNNNNNNNNNNNNNNNNNNNNNNNNNNNNNNNNNNNNNNNNNNNNNNNNNNNNNNNNNNNNNNNNNNNNNNNNNNNNNNNNNNNNNNNNNNNNNNNNNNNNNNNNNNNNNNNNNNNNNNNNNNNNNNNNNNNNNNNNNNNNNNNNNNNNNNNNNNNNNNNNNNNNNNNNNNNNNNNNNNNNNNNNNNNNNNNNNNNNNNNNNNNNNNNNNNNNNNNNNNNNNNNNNNNNNNNNNNNNNNNNNNNNNNNNNNNNNNNNNNNNNNNNNNNNNNNNNNNNNNNNNNNNNNNNNNNNNNNNNNNNNNNNNNNNNNNNNNNNNNNNNNNNNNNNNNNNNNNNNNNNNNNNNNNNNNNNNNNNNNNNNNNNNNNNNNNNNNNNNNNNNNNNNNNNNNNNNNNNNNNNNNNNNNNNNNNNNNNNNNNNNNNNNNNNNNNNNNNNNNNNNNNNNNNNNNNNNNNNNNNNNNNNNNNNNNNNNNNNNNNNNNNNNNNNNNNNNNNNNNNNNNNNNNNNNNNNNNNNNNNNNNNNNNNNNNNNNNNNNNNNNNNNNNNNNNNNNNNNNNNNNNNNNNNNNNNNNNNNNNNNNNNNNNNNNNNNNNNNNNNNNNNNNNNNNNNNNNNNNNNNNNNNNNNNNNNNNNNNNNNNNNNNNNNNNNNNNNNNNNNNNNNNNNNNNNNNNNNNNNNNNNNNNNNNNNNNNNNNNNNNNNNNNNNNNNNNNNNNNNNNNNNNNNNNNNNNNNNNNNNNNNNNNNNNNNNNNNNNNNNNNNNNNNNNNNNNNNNNNNNNNNNNNNNNNNNNNNNNNNNNNNNNNNNNNNNNNNNNNNNNNNNNNNNNNNNNNNNNNNNNNNNNNNNNNNNNNNNNNNNNNNNNNNNNNNNNNNNNNNNNNNNNNNNNNNNNNNNNNNNNNNNNNNNNNNNNNNNNNNNNNNNNNNNNNNNNNNNNNNNNNNNNNNNNNNNNNNNNNNNNNNNNNNNNNNNNNNNNNNNNNNNNNNNNNNNNNNNNNNNNNNNNNNNNNNNNNNNNNNNNNNNNNNNNNNNNNNNNNNNNNNNNNNNNNNNNNNNNNNNNNNNNNNNNNNNNNNNNNNNNNNNNNNNNNNNNNNNNNNNNNNNNNNNNNNNNNNNNNNNNNNNNNNNNNNNNNNNNNNNNNNNNNNNNNNNNNNNNNNNNNNNNNNNNNNNNNNNNNNNNNNNNNNNNNNNNNNNNNNNNNNNNNNNNNNNNNNNNNNNNNNNNNNNNNNNNNNNNNNNNNNNNNNNNNNNNNNNNNNNNNNNNNNNNNNNNNNNNNNNNNNNNNNNNNNNNNNNNNNNNNNNNNNNNNNNNNNNNNNNNNNNNNNNNNNNNNNNNNNNNNNNNNNNNNNNNNNNNNNNNNNNNNNNNNNNNNNNNNNNNNNNNNNNNNNNNNNNNNNNNNNNNNNNNNNNNNNNNNNNNNNNNNNNNNNNNNNNNNNNNNNNNNNNNNNNNNNNNNNNNNNNNNNNNNNNNNNNNNNNNNNNNNNNNNNNNNNNNNNNNNNNNNNNNNNNNNNNNNNNNNNNNNNNNNNNNNNNNNNNNNNNNNNNNNNNNNNNNNNNNNNNNNNNNNNNNNNNNNNNNNNNNNNNNNNNNNNNNNNNNNNNNNNNNNNNNNNNNNNNNNNNNNNNNNNNNNNNNNNNNNNNNNNNNNNNNNNNNNNNNNNNNNNNNNNNNNNNNNNNNNNNNNNNNNNNNNNNNNNNNNNNNNNNNNNNNNNNNNNNNNNNNNNNNNNNNNNNNNNNNNNNNNNNNNNNNNNNNNNNNNNNNNNNNNNNNNNNNNNNNNNNNNNNNNNNNNNNNNNNNNNNNNNNNNNNNNNNNNNNNNNNNNNNNNNNNNNNNNNNNNNNNNNNNNNNNNNNNNNNNNNNNNNNNNNNNNNNNNNNNNNNNNNNNNNNNNNNNNNNNNNNNNNNNNNNNNNNNNNNNNNNNNNNNNNNNNNNNNNNNNNNNNNNNNNNNNNNNNNNNNNNNNNNNNNNNNNNNNNNNNNNNNNNNNNNNNNNNNNNNNNNNNNNNNNNNNNNNNNNNNNNNNNNNNNNNNNNNNNNNNNNNNNNNNNNNNNNNNNNNNNNNNNNNNNNNNNNNNNNNNNNNNNNNNNNNNNNNNNNNNNNNNNNNNNNNNNNNNNNNNNNNNNNNNNNNNNNNNNNNNNNNNNNNNNNNNNNNNNNNNNNNNNNNNNNNNNNNNNNNNNNNNNNNNNNNNNNNNNNNNNNNNNNNNNNNNNNNNNNNNNNNNNNNNNNNNNNNNNNNNNNNNNNNNNNNNNNNNNNNNNNNNNNNNNNNNNNNNNNNNNNNNNNNNNNNNNNNNNNNNNNNNNNNNNNNNNNNNNNNNNNNNNNNNNNNNNNNNNNNNNNNNNNNNNNNNNNNNNNNNNNNNNNNNNNNNNNNNNNNNNNNNNNNNNNNNNNNNNNNNNNNNNNNNNNNNNNNNNNNNNNNNNNNNNNNNNNNNNNNNNNNNNNNNNNNNNNNNNNNNNNNNNNNNNNNNNNNNNNNNNNNNNNNNNNNNNNNNNNNNNNNNNNNNNNNNNNNNNNNNNNNNNNNNNNNNNNNNNNNNNNNNNNNNNNNNNNNNNNNNNNNNNNNNNNNNNNNNNNNNNNNNNNNNNNNNNNNNNNNNNNNNNNNNNNNNNNNNNNNNNNNNNNNNNNNNNNNNNNNNNNNNNNNNNNNNNNNNNNNNNNNNNNNNNNNNNNNNNNNNNNNNNNNNNNNNNNNNNNNNNNNNNNNNNNNNNNNNNNNNNNNNNNNNNNNNNNNNNNNNNNNNNNNNNNNNNNNNNNNNNNNNNNNNNNNNNNNNNNNNNNNNNNNNNNNNNNNNNNNNNNNNNNNNNNNNNNNNNNNNNNNNNNNNNNNNNNNNNNNNNNNNNNNNNNNNNNNNNNNNNNNNNNNNNNNNNNNNNNNNNNNNNNNNNNNNNNNNNNNNNNNNNNNNNNNNNNNNNNNNNNNNNNNNNNNNNNNNNNNNNNNNNNNNNNNNNNNNNNNNNNNNNNNNNNNNNNNNNNNNNNNNNNNNNNNNNNNNNNNNNNNNNNNNNNNNNNNNNNNNNNNNNNNNNNNNNNNNNNNNNNNNNNNNNNNNNNNNNNNNNNNNNNNNNNNNNNNNNNNNNNNNNNNNNNNNNNNNNNNNNNNNNNNNNNNNNNNNNNNNNNNNNNNNNNNNNNNNNNNNNNNNNNNNNNNNNNNNNNNNNNNNNNNNNNNNNNNNNNNNNNNNNNNNNNNNNNNNNNNNNNNNNNNNNNNNNNNNNNNNNNNNNNNNNNNNNNNNNNNNNNNNNNNNNNNNNNNNNNNNNNNNNNNNNNNNNNNNNNNNNNNNNNNNNNNNNNNNNNNNNNNNNNNNNNNNNNNNNNNNNNNNNNNNNNNNNNNNNNNNNNNNNNNNNNNNNNNNNNNNNNNNNNNNNNNNNNNNNNNNNNNNNNNNNNNNNNNNNNNNNNNNNNNNNNNNNNNNNNNNNNNNNNNNNNNNNNNNNNNNNNNNNNNNNNNNNNNNNNNNNNNNNNNNNNNNNNNNNNNNNNNNNNNNNNNNNNNNNNNNNNNNNNNNNNNNNNNNNNNNNNNNNNNNNNNNNNNNNNNNNNNNNNNNNNNNNNNNNNNNNNNNNNNNNNNNNNNNNNNNNNNNNNNNNNNNNNNNNNNNNNNNNNNNNNNNNNNNNNNNNNNNNNNNNNNNNNNNNNNNNNNNNNNNNNNNNNNNNNNNNNNNNNNNNNNNNNNNNNNNNNNNNNNNNNNNNNNNNNNNNNNNNNNNNNNNNNNNNNNNNNNNNNNNNNNNNNNNNNNNNNNNNNNNNNNNNNNNNNNNNNNNNNNNNNNNNNNNNNNNNNNNNNNNNNNNNNNNNNNNNNNNNNNNNNNNNNNNNNNNNNNNNNNNNNNNNNNNNNNNNNNNNNNNNNNNNNNNNNNNNNNNNNNNNNNNNNNNNNNNNNNNNNNNNNNNNNNNNNNNNNNNNNNNNNNNNNNNNNNNNNNNNNNNNNNNNNNNNNNNNNNNNNNNNNNNNNNNNNNNNNNNNNNNNNNNNNNNNNNNNNNNNNNNNNNNNNNNNNNNNNNNNNNNNNNNNNNNNNNNNNNNNNNNNNNNNNNNNNNNNNNNNNNNNNNNNNNNNNNNNNNNNNNNNNNNNNNNNNNNNNNNNNNNNNNNNNNNNNNNNNNNNNNNNNNNNNNNNNNNNNNNNNNNNNNNNNNNNNNNNNNNNNNNNNNNNNNNNNNNNNNNNNNNNNNNNNNNNNNNNNNNNNNNNNNNNNNNNNNNNNNNNNNNNNNNNNNNNNNNNNNNNNNNNNNNNNNNNNNNNNNNNNNNNNNNNNNNNNNNNNNNNNNNNNNNNNNNNNNNNNNNNNNNNNNNNNNNNNNNNNNNNNNNNNNNNNNNNNNNNNNNNNNNNNNNNNNNNNNNNNNNNNNNNNNNNNNNNNNNNNNNNNNNNNNNNNNNNNNNNNNNNNNNNNNNNNNNNNNNNNNNNNNNNNNNNNNNNNNNNNNNNNNNNNNNNNNNNNNNNNNNNNNNNNNNNNNNNNNNNNNNNNNNNNNNNNNNNNNNNNNNNNNNNNNNNNNNNNNNNNNNNNNNNNNNNNNNNNNNNNNNNNNNNNNNNNNNNNNNNNNNNNNNNNNNNNNNNNNNNNNNNNNNNNNNNNNNNNNNNNNNNNNNNNNNNNNNNNNNNNNNNNNNNNNNNNNNNNNNNNNNNNNNNNNNNNNNNNNNNNNNNNNNNNNNNNNNNNNNNNNNNNNNNNNNNNNNNNNNNNNNNNNNNNNNNNNNNNNNNNNNNNNNNNNNNNNNNNNNNNNNNNNNNNNNNNNNNNNNNNNNNNNNNNNNNNNNNNNNNNNNNNNNNNNNNNNNNNNNNNNNNNNNNNNNNNNNNNNNNNNNNNNNNNNNNNNNNNNNNNNNNNNNNNNNNNNNNNNNNNNNNNNNNNNNNNNNNNNNNNNNNNNNNNNNNNNNNNNNNNNNNNNNNNNNNNNNNNNNNNNNNNNNNNNNNNNNNNNNNNNNNNNNNNNNNNNNNNNNNNNNNNNNNNNNNNNNNNNNNNNNNNNNNNNNNNNNNNNNNNNNNNNNNNNNNNNNNNNNNNNNNNNNNNNNNNNNNNNNNNNNNNNNNNNNNNNNNNNNNNNNNNNNNNNNNNNNNNNNNNNNNNNNNNNNNNNNNNNNNNNNNNNNNNNNNNNNNNNNNNNNNNNNNNNNNNNNNNNNNNNNNNNNNNNNNNNNNNNNNNNNNNNNNNNNNNNNNNNNNNNNNNNNNNNNNNNNNNNNNNNNNNNNNNNNNNNNNNNNNNNNNNNNNNNNNNNNNNNNNNNNNNNNNNNNNNNNNNNNNNNNNNNNNNNNNNNNNNNNNNNNNNNNNNNNNNNNNNNNNNNNNNNNNNNNNNNNNNNNNNNNNNNNNNNNNNNNNNNNNNNNNNNNNNNNNNNNNNNNNNNNNNNNNNNNNNNNNNNNNNNNNNNNNNNNNNNNNNNNNNNNNNNNNNNNNNNNNNNNNNNNNNNNNNNNNNNNNNNNNNNNNNNNNNNNNNNNNNNNNNNNNNNNNNNNNNNNNNNNNNNNNNNNNNNNNNNNNNNNNNNNNNNNNNNNNNNNNNNNNNNNNNNNNNNNNNNNNNNNNNNNNNNNNNNNNNNNNNNNNNNNNNNNNNNNNNNNNNNNNNNNNNNNNNNNNNNNNNNNNNNNNNNNNNNNNNNNNNNNNNNNNNNNNNNNNNNNNNNNNNNNNNNNNNNNNNNNNNNNNNNNNNNNNNNNNNNNNNNNNNNNNNNNNNNNNNNNNNNNNNNNNNNNNNNNNNNNNNNNNNNNNNNNNNNNNNNNNNNNNNNNNNNNNNNNNNNNNNNNNNNNNNNNNNNNNNNNNNNNNNNNNNNNNNNNNNNNNNNNNNNNNNNNNNNNNNNNNNNNNNNNNNNNNNNNNNNNNNNNNNNNNNNNNNNNNNNNNNNNNNNNNNNNNNNNNNNNNNNNNNNNNNNNNNNNNNNNNNNNNNNNNNNNNNNNNNNNNNNNNNNNNNNNNNNNNNNNNNNNNNNNNNNNNNNNNNNNNNNNNNNNNNNNNNNNNNNNNNNNNNNNNNNNNNNNNNNNNNNNNNNNNNNNNNNNNNNNNNNNNNNNNNNNNNNNNNNNNNNNNNNNNNNNNNNNNNNNNNNNNNNNNNNNNNNNNNNNNNNNNNNNNNNNNNNNNNNNNNNNNNNNNNNNNNNNNNNNNNNNNNNNNNNNNNNNNNNNNNNNNNNNNNNNNNNNNNNNNNNNNNNNNNNNNNNNNNNNNNNNNNNNNNNNNNNNNNNNNNNNNNNNNNNNNNNNNNNNNNNNNNNNNNNNNNNNNNNNNNNNNNNNNNNNNNNNNNNNNNNNNNNNNNNNNNNNNNNNNNNNNNNNNNNNNNNNNNNNNNNNNNNNNNNNNNNNNNNNNNNNNNNNNNNNNNNNNNNNNNNNNNNNNNNNNNNNNNNNNNNNNNNNNNNNNNNNNNNNNNNNNNNNNNNNNNNNNNNNNNNNNNNNNNNNNNNNNNNNNNNNNNNNNNNNNNNNNNNNNNNNNNNNNNNNNNNNNNNNNNNNNNNNNNNNNNNNNNNNNNNNNNNNNNNNNNNNNNNNNNNNNNNNNNNNNNNNNNNNNNNNNNNNNNNNNNNNNNNNNNNNNNNNNNNNNNNNNNNNNNNNNNNNNNNNNNNNNNNNNNNNNNNNNNNNNNNNNNNNNNNNNNNNNNNNNNNNNNNNNNNNNNNNNNNNNNNNNNNNNNNNNNNNNNNNNNNNNNNNNNNNNNNNNNNNNNNNNNNNNNNNNNNNNNNNNNNNNNNNNNNNNNNNNNNNNNNNNNNNNNNNNNNNNNNNNNNNNNNNNNNNNNNNNNNNNNNNNNNNNNNNNNNNNNNNNNNNNNNNNNNNNNNNNNNNNNNNNNNNNNNNNNNNNNNNNNNNNNNNNNNNNNNNNNNNNNNNNNNNNNNNNNNNNNNNNNNNNNNNNNNNNNNNNNNNNNNNNNNNNNNNNNNNNNNNNNNNNNNNNNNNNNNNNNNNNNNNNNNNNNNNNNNNNNNNNNNNNNNNNNNNNNNNNNNNNNNNNNNNNNNNNNNNNNNNNNNNNNNNNNNNNNNNNNNNNNNNNNNNNNNNNNNNNNNNNNNNNNNNNNNNNNNNNNNNNNNNNNNNNNNNNNNNNNNNNNNNNNNNNNNNNNNNNNNNNNNNNNNNNNNNNNNNNNNNNNNNNNNNNNNNNNNNNNNNNNNNNNNNNNNNNNNNNNNNNNNNNNNNNNNNNNNNNNNNNNNNNNNNNNNNNNNNNNNNNNNNNNNNNNNNNNNNNNNNNNNNNNNNNNNNNNNNNNNNNNNNNNNNNNNNNNNNNNNNNNNNNNNNNNNNNNNNNNNNNNNNNNNNNNNNNNNNNNNNNNNNNNNNNNNNNNNNNNNNNNNNNNNNNNNNNNNNNNNNNNNNNNNNNNNNNNNNNNNNNNNNNNNNNNNNNNNNNNNNNNNNNNNNNNNNNNNNNNNNNNNNNNNNNNNNNNNNNNNNNNNNNNNNNNNNNNNNNNNNNNNNNNNNNNNNNNNNNNNNNNNNNNNNNNNNNNNNNNNNNNNNNNNNNNNNNNNNNNNNNNNNNNNNNNNNNNNNNNNNNNNNNNNNNNNNNNNNNNNNNNNNNNNNNNNNNNNNNNNNNNNNNNNNNNNNNNNNNNNNNNNNNNNNNNNNNNNNNNNNNNNNNNNNNNNNNNNNNNNNNNNNNNNNNNNNNNNNNNNNNNNNNNNNNNNNNNNNNNNNNNNNNNNNNNNNNNNNNNNNNNNNNNNNNNNNNNNNNNNNNNNNNNNNNNNNNNNNNNNNNNNNNNNNNNNNNNNNNNNNNNNNNNNNNNNNNNNNNNNNNNNNNNNNNNNNNNNNNNNNNNNNNNNNNNNNNNNNNNNNNNNNNNNNNNNNNNNNNNNNNNNNNNNNNNNNNNNNNNNNNNNNNNNNNNNNNNNNNNNNNNNNNNNNNNNNNNNNNNNNNNNNNNNNNNNNNNNNNNNNNNNNNNNNNNNNNNNNNNNNNNNNNNNNNNNNNNNNNNNNNNNNNNNNNNNNNNNNNNNNNNNNNNNNNNNNNNNNNNNNNNNNNNNNNNNNNNNNNNNNNNNNNNNNNNNNNNNNNNNNNNNNNNNNNNNNNNNNNNNNNNNNNNNNNNNNNNNNNNNNNNNNNNNNNNNNNNNNNNNNNNNNNNNNNNNNNNNNNNNNNNNNNNNNNNNNNNNNNNNNNNNNNNNNNNNNNNNNNNNNNNNNNNNNNNNNNNNNNNNNNNNNNNNNNNNNNNNNNNNNNNNNNNNNNNNNNNNNNNNNNNNNNNNNNNNNNNNNNNNNNNNNNNNNNNNNNNNNNNNNNNNNNNNNNNNNNNNNNNNNNNNNNNNNNNNNNNNNNNNNNNNNNNNNNNNNNNNNNNNNNNNNNNNNNNNNNNNNNNNNNNNNNNNNNNNNNNNNNNNNNNNNNNNNNNNNNNNNNNNNNNNNNNNNNNNNNNNNNNNNNNNNNNNNNNNNNNNNNNNNNNNNNNNNNNNNNNNNNNNNNNNNNNNNNNNNNNNNNNNNNNNNNNNNNNNNNNNNNNNNNNNNNNNNNNNNNNNNNNNNNNNNNNNNNNNNNNNNNNNNNNNNNNNNNNNNNNNNNNNNNNNNNNNNNNNNNNNNNNNNNNNNNNNNNNNNNNNNNNNNNNNNNNNNNNNNNNNNNNNNNNNNNNNNNNNNNNNNNNNNNNNNNNNNNNNNNNNNNNNNNNNNNNNNNNNNNNNNNNNNNNNNNNNNNNNNNNNNNNNNNNNNNNNNNNNNNNNNNNNNNNNNNNNNNNNNNNNNNNNNNNNNNNNNNNNNNNNNNNNNNNNNNNNNNNNNNNNNNNNNNNNNNNNNNNNNNNNNNNNNNNNNNNNNNNNNNNNNNNNNNNNNNNNNNNNNNNNNNNNNNNNNNNNNNNNNNNNNNNNNNNNNNNNNNNNNNNNNNNNNNNNNNNNNNNNNNNNNNNNNNNNNNNNNNNNNNNNNNNNNNNNNNNNNNNNNNNNNNNNNNNNNNNNNNNNNNNNNNNNNNNNNNNNNNNNNNNNNNNNNNNNNNNNNNNNNNNNNNNNNNNNNNNNNNNNNNNNNNNNNNNNNNNNNNNNNNNNNNNNNNNNNNNNNNNNNNNNNNNNNNNNNNNNNNNNNNNNNNNNNNNNNNNNNNNNNNNNNNNNNNNNNNNNNNNNNNNNNNNNNNNNNNNNNNNNNNNNNNNNNNNNNNNNNNNNNNNNNNNNNNNNNNNNNNNNNNNNNNNNNNNNNNNNNNNNNNNNNNNNNNNNNNNNNNNNNNNNNNNNNNNNNNNNNNNNNNNNNNNNNNNNNNNNNNNNNNNNNNNNNNNNNNNNNNNNNNNNNNNNNNNNNNNNNNNNNNNNNNNNNNNNNNNNNNNNNNNNNNNNNNNNNNNNNNNNNNNNNNNNNNNNNNNNNNNNNNNNNNNNNNNNNNNNNNNNNNNNNNNNNNNNNNNNNNNNNNNNNNNNNNNNNNNNNNNNNNNNNNNNNNNNNNNNNNNNNNNNNNNNNNNNNNNNNNNNNNNNNNNNNNNNNNNNNNNNNNNNNNNNNNNNNNNNNNNNNNNNNNNNNNNNNNNNNNNNNNNNNNNNNNNNNNNNNNNNNNNNNNNNNNNNNNNNNNNNNNNNNNNNNNNNNNNNNNNNNNNNNNNNNNNNNNNNNNNNNNNNNNNNNNNNNNNNNNNNNNNNNNNNNNNNNNNNNNNNNNNNNNNNNNNNNNNNNNNNNNNNNNNNNNNNNNNNNNNNNNNNNNNNNNNNNNNNNNNNNNNNNNNNNNNNNNNNNNNNNNNNNNNNNNNNNNNNNNNNNNNNNNNNNNNNNNNNNNNNNNNNNNNNNNNNNNNNNNNNNNNNNNNNNNNNNNNNNNNNNNNNNNNNNNNNNNNNNNNNNNNNNNNNNNNNNNNNNNNNNNNNNNNNNNNNNNNNNNNNNNNNNNNNNNNNNNNNNNNNNNNNNNNNNNNNNNNNNNNNNNNNNNNNNNNNNNNNNNNNNNNNNNNNNNNNNNNNNNNNNNNNNNNNNNNNNNNNNNNNNNNNNNNNNNNNNNNNNNNNNNNNNNNNNNNNNNNNNNNNNNNNNNNNNNNNNNNNNNNNNNNNNNNNNNNNNNNNNNNNNNNNNNNNNNNNNNNNNNNNNNNNNNNNNNNNNNNNNNNNNNNNNNNNNNNNNNNNNNNNNNNNNNNNNNNNNNNNNNNNNNNNNNNNNNNNNNNNNNNNNNNNNNNNNNNNNNNNNNNNNNNNNNNNNNNNNNNNNNNNNNNNNNNNNNNNNNNNNNNNNNNNNNNNNNNNNNNNNNNNNNNNNNNNNNNNNNNNNNNNNNNNNNNNNNNNNNNNNNNNNNNNNNNNNNNNNNNNNNNNNNNNNNNNNNNNNNNNNNNNNNNNNNNNNNNNNNNNNNNNNNNNNNNNNNNNNNNNNNNNNNNNNNNNNNNNNNNNNNNNNNNNNNNNNNNNNNNNNNNNNNNNNNNNNNNNNNNNNNNNNNNNNNNNNNNNNNNNNNNNNNNNNNNNNNNNNNNNNNNNNNNNNNNNNNNNNNNNNNNNNNNNNNNNNNNNNNNNNNNNNNNNNNNNNNNNNNNNNNNNNNNNNNNNNNNNNNNNNNNNNNNNNNNNNNNNNNNNNNNNNNNNNNNNNNNNNNNNNNNNNNNNNNNNNNNNNNNNNNNNNNNNNNNNNNNNNNNNNNNNNNNNNNNNNNNNNNNNNNNNNNNNNNNNNNNNNNNNNNNNNNNNNNNNNNNNNNNNNNNNNNNNNNNNNNNNNNNNNNNNNNNNNNNNNNNNNNNNNNNNNNNNNNNNNNNNNNNNNNNNNNNNNNNNNNNNNNNNNNNNNNNNNNNNNNNNNNNNNNNNNNNNNNNNNNNNNNNNNNNNNNNNNNNNNNNNNNNNNNNNNNNNNNNNNNNNNNNNNNNNNNNNNNNNNNNNNNNNNNNNNNNNNNNNNNNNNNNNNNNNNNNNNNNNNNNNNNNNNNNNNNNNNNNNNNNNNNNNNNNNNNNNNNNNNNNNNNNNNNNNNNNNNNNNNNNNNNNNNNNNNNNNNNNNNNNNNNNNNNNNNNNNNNNNNNNNNNNNNNNNNNNNNNNNNNNNNNNNNNNNNNNNNNNNNNNNNNNNNNNNNNNNNNNNNNNNNNNNNNNNNNNNNNNNNNNNNNNNNNNNNNNNNNNNNNNNNNNNNNNNNNNNNNNNNNNNNNNNNNNNNNNNNNNNNNNNNNNNNNNNNNNNNNNNNNNNNNNNNNNNNNNNNNNNNNNNNNNNNNNNNNNNNNNNNNNNNNNNNNNNNNNNNNNNNNNNNNNNNNNNNNNNNNNNNNNNNNNNNNNNNNNNNNNNNNNNNNNNNNNNNNNNNNNNNNNGGGCTGCCGTAGATCTCTTCGCCTCAAGGGAAAACGCTCATTGCCCACTGTTTTTCTCCCTCTCGGACCGAGACGCACCACTGGGCGTGGACGCACTGGCTCACACATGGCCGAATGTGTTGCTCTATGCGTTCCCCCCTCTGAGCCTGATATCCCCAACTCTAGTCAGAGTGAGGGAGCAGGGCCTGTCTTTAATTCTGGTGGCCCCGTGGTGGCCATCAAAGCCCTGGGTGGCAGAAATAATTCAGGTTCTGTCAGCACAACCATGGCCCCTTCCCATTCGCAGAGACCTTCTGTCTCAAGCTCAGGGGGAGATTTATCATCCACATCCAGATCGTCTGGCTCTCTGGGCCTGGCCCGTGAAAGGTGGAACCTAAATGTGACTGGTCTCCCGCCAGAGGTCATTGACACCATCCAGAATTCAAGGGCTCCTTCAACTCGCTCTCTTTATAATAGTAAATGGCGAGTTTTTGAGGAATGGTGTGTGGAGAGACAGGCTATCCCTTTTCAGTGTTCGGTGGTGGAGGTTCTCTGCTTTCTGCAGAGCTTGTTGGAAAGGGGCAAGGCCTTTTCAACTATTAAGGTTTATTTGGCTGCAATCTCAGCTTGTCATGTGGGATTTGGTGATAAACCTGTGGGGCAGCACCCGTTGGTGTGCCGTTTCATGAAGGGGGCTCGACGTAAACTGCCCACCTCCAGGCCTTTCGTGCCATTATGGGACCTGACTCTGGTACTAGAGGCCCTTTGTCATCATCCTTTTGAGCCGTTGGAGGGTATTAGTATGAAATTCCTCACATTGAAAACTGCACTGCTCTTAGCTTTAACTACTGCTAAGAGAGTGGGTGAGTTACACGCACTGTCTGTCAGTCCTACTTGCCTACAGTGGGCGCCGGGGCTCTCCAAAGTGTGTTTGAGACCTAACCCTGCTTTTGTGCCTAAGGTGATGGAAACATCATACAGGTGTTCAATGGTGGAACTGCCGGCGTTCCATCCACC is a genomic window containing:
- the LOC108244802 gene encoding uncharacterized protein LOC108244802, giving the protein MAECVALCVPPSEPDIPNSSQSEGAGPVFNSGGPVVAIKALGGRNNSGSVSTTMAPSHSQRPSVSSSGGDLSSTSRSSGSLGLARERWNLNVTGLPPEVIDTIQNSRAPSTRSLYNSKWRVFEEWCVERQAIPFQCSVVEVLCFLQSLLERGKAFSTIKVYLAAISACHVGFGDKPVGQHPLVCRFMKGARRKLPTSRPFVPLWDLTLVLEALCHHPFEPLEGISMKFLTLKTALLLALTTAKRVGELHALSVSPTCLQWAPGLSKVCLRPNPAFVPKVMETSYRCSMVELPAFHPPPFSSAEEERLNCLCPVRTLRAYVDRTAGFRRADHLFVS